From one Oceanimonas doudoroffii genomic stretch:
- the zapD gene encoding cell division protein ZapD has translation MSSLVYEFPLNEKCRNYLRLNELLQQIEQCRGLNAPGQATALFKALLDTLELLERCDLRADLAKDLELQKGRLEAWAQVPGVDAAALAQFSHKLESLSQQLPRSARLGQTLREDRLLSAVRSRFAIPGGLCPFDVPQLHHWLHQPVERQQQDLDGWVDQLALLKQGLSLLLTLWRESSQFQPQRANAGFFQDSAEHTDMIRLRLPAELPVYPVVSGNKYRFTIRFMPVGNTDIGNIDFELANIK, from the coding sequence ATGTCATCACTGGTTTACGAATTTCCGCTCAATGAAAAGTGCCGCAACTACCTGCGGCTGAACGAGCTGCTGCAACAGATTGAACAGTGCCGGGGGCTGAATGCGCCCGGCCAGGCCACCGCCCTGTTCAAAGCCCTGCTCGATACCCTGGAGTTGCTGGAGCGCTGCGATCTGCGCGCCGATCTGGCCAAGGATCTGGAGCTGCAAAAAGGCCGGCTGGAAGCCTGGGCCCAGGTGCCCGGGGTAGACGCCGCCGCCCTGGCCCAGTTTTCCCACAAGCTGGAGTCCCTCAGCCAGCAACTGCCCCGCAGCGCCCGTCTGGGCCAGACCCTGCGGGAAGACCGGCTGCTCTCGGCGGTGCGCAGCCGCTTTGCCATTCCCGGCGGCCTCTGCCCCTTTGACGTGCCCCAGCTGCATCACTGGCTGCACCAGCCGGTGGAACGCCAGCAGCAGGATCTGGATGGCTGGGTGGATCAGCTCGCCCTGCTCAAACAGGGCCTCAGCCTGCTGTTAACCCTGTGGCGGGAGAGCAGTCAGTTTCAGCCCCAGCGGGCCAATGCCGGCTTTTTCCAGGACAGTGCCGAGCATACCGACATGATTCGGCTGCGCCTGCCCGCCGAGCTGCCGGTATACCCTGTGGTCAGCGGCAACAAATACCGTTTTACCATTCGCTTCATGCCGGTGGGCAACACTGACATCGGCAACATCGACTTTGAACTGGCAAACATCAAATGA
- the yacG gene encoding DNA gyrase inhibitor YacG, translating to MSTITTVPCPTCGTAVEWGKQSPFRPFCSKRCQLIDLGEWADEEKRIPGEPAWLPEQDGENEF from the coding sequence ATGAGCACGATCACGACTGTCCCCTGCCCCACCTGCGGCACCGCCGTGGAGTGGGGTAAACAAAGTCCCTTTCGCCCCTTCTGCAGTAAGCGCTGCCAGCTGATCGATCTGGGCGAATGGGCCGATGAGGAAAAACGCATTCCCGGCGAGCCCGCCTGGCTGCCCGAACAGGATGGCGAAAATGAGTTCTGA
- the mutT gene encoding 8-oxo-dGTP diphosphatase MutT codes for MSSEGKKSILVAVGVVQNAAGEIFVCRRGESQHQAFKWEFPGGKVESGETVAQALARELEEEIGIQVSVCEPLMRLEHDYGDKRVTLDIRRVTAFTGEPHGREGQPSRWVPVPELHHYDFPAANRPILDKLLER; via the coding sequence ATGAGTTCTGAGGGTAAAAAATCGATACTGGTGGCGGTGGGCGTGGTGCAAAACGCCGCCGGCGAGATTTTTGTCTGCCGCCGCGGCGAGAGCCAGCACCAGGCCTTTAAGTGGGAGTTTCCCGGTGGCAAGGTGGAAAGCGGTGAAACCGTGGCCCAGGCCCTGGCCCGGGAGCTGGAAGAGGAAATTGGCATTCAGGTGAGCGTCTGCGAACCCTTGATGCGCCTTGAGCACGACTACGGCGACAAGCGGGTGACCCTCGATATTCGCCGAGTCACCGCCTTTACCGGCGAGCCCCACGGCCGCGAGGGCCAGCCCAGCCGTTGGGTGCCGGTGCCAGAGCTGCACCACTACGACTTTCCCGCCGCCAACCGCCCCATCCTAGACAAGCTGCTAGAACGCTGA
- a CDS encoding methyl-accepting chemotaxis protein, protein MRIRHKLLLTLLLASLLPTGLLSYLTLHQTWDQAEQRLQELSLAEIRTLEQAFADYFDQIGQNVDYLASSPMLARADTSLSHYHLGPAQRMTPDKNGNLEADIYREFERFANTHPGLAYVYMGTREGGYVQWPLGEVTAGYDPRKRHWYQLARQRPGEVIRTPAYYWAADDNTMVGMARSFRNQAGEEYGVMAIDISLKALTEMARQARLGERGYLMLVEDGGTVLVDAARPEHNFNPLAELENPAYRRLADADDGMLTLELEGETYRALVYPSARLGWKFIALMPEQEMLAPARQMLWTTLATSALLVALVLLLAWWLSGLVVNPILQVSRGLKDIAQGEGDLTRRLEVLSRDETGELARWFNQFLESIQQLVIRIKDTAHQVDTVSALGRENATAVGTASGHQLAEVERMVTALTEMTASANEVAQSCTRSAEAAARGQLASDQGKAVMLDTEESVRALSEQLGQSARHICQLEAESARINSILEVIRGIAEQTNLLALNAAIEAARAGEQGRGFAVVADEVRTLAQRTQVSTAEIDSLLADLNQQTRQAVDNMTASQQQSELAVLRSSQAREAFEAIKISVDEITDMTTQIASAAEQQHLVAESFNANIGAIHGAAGEVNEVSTRVAEHAGRQARLAGELGQLMAQFRS, encoded by the coding sequence ATGCGCATACGACACAAACTGTTGCTGACCCTACTGCTGGCTAGCTTGCTTCCGACGGGTCTACTGTCCTACCTTACCCTGCACCAGACTTGGGATCAGGCCGAGCAGCGTCTGCAGGAGTTGAGCCTAGCCGAAATCCGCACCCTGGAGCAGGCCTTCGCCGACTATTTCGATCAAATCGGCCAGAACGTTGACTACCTCGCCTCCTCCCCCATGCTGGCCCGGGCCGACACCAGCCTGAGCCACTACCATCTGGGACCGGCCCAGCGTATGACACCGGACAAGAATGGCAACCTCGAAGCCGACATCTACCGGGAATTCGAGCGTTTTGCCAACACCCATCCGGGCCTGGCCTATGTCTACATGGGCACCAGGGAGGGCGGCTATGTACAGTGGCCCCTGGGCGAGGTTACCGCCGGTTACGATCCCCGCAAGCGTCACTGGTATCAACTGGCCAGACAGCGGCCCGGCGAGGTGATCCGCACGCCGGCCTACTACTGGGCGGCGGACGACAACACCATGGTCGGCATGGCCCGCAGTTTTCGCAACCAGGCCGGTGAGGAATACGGCGTCATGGCCATAGACATCTCGCTGAAGGCGCTGACCGAGATGGCCCGGCAGGCGCGCCTGGGCGAGCGCGGCTACCTGATGCTGGTGGAGGACGGCGGCACCGTGCTAGTGGATGCCGCCCGTCCGGAACACAACTTCAACCCCCTGGCCGAGCTGGAAAATCCGGCCTACCGCCGCCTGGCCGACGCCGACGACGGCATGCTCACCCTGGAACTCGAGGGCGAAACCTACCGGGCCCTGGTCTATCCCTCAGCCCGCCTGGGCTGGAAATTCATCGCCCTGATGCCGGAGCAGGAAATGCTGGCGCCGGCCCGGCAAATGCTGTGGACCACGCTGGCCACCAGCGCCCTGCTGGTGGCATTGGTATTGCTGCTGGCCTGGTGGCTGTCAGGCCTGGTGGTGAACCCCATTTTGCAGGTCAGCCGGGGGCTGAAGGACATCGCCCAGGGTGAAGGGGATCTGACCCGTCGCCTTGAGGTACTCAGCCGGGATGAAACCGGCGAGCTGGCGCGATGGTTCAATCAGTTCCTGGAATCTATCCAGCAGCTGGTGATCCGTATCAAGGACACCGCCCATCAGGTCGACACCGTGTCTGCCCTCGGCCGTGAGAACGCCACGGCGGTAGGCACCGCCAGCGGACATCAACTGGCGGAAGTGGAGCGCATGGTCACCGCCCTGACCGAGATGACGGCCTCCGCCAACGAGGTGGCCCAAAGCTGCACCCGCTCGGCCGAGGCGGCGGCCCGGGGCCAGCTCGCCAGTGATCAGGGCAAGGCCGTGATGCTGGACACGGAAGAAAGCGTACGAGCGTTGAGCGAGCAACTGGGCCAATCGGCACGGCATATTTGCCAGCTAGAAGCAGAAAGCGCTCGTATCAATTCAATTCTGGAAGTGATCCGCGGCATCGCCGAGCAGACCAACTTGCTGGCGCTCAACGCCGCCATTGAAGCGGCCCGGGCCGGCGAGCAAGGCCGGGGCTTTGCGGTGGTGGCCGACGAAGTACGCACCCTAGCCCAACGCACCCAGGTATCTACCGCCGAGATCGACAGCCTGCTGGCCGATCTCAACCAGCAAACCCGCCAGGCGGTAGACAACATGACCGCCAGCCAGCAACAGTCGGAGCTGGCGGTACTGCGCTCGAGCCAGGCACGGGAAGCATTTGAAGCGATCAAGATATCGGTCGACGAGATCACCGACATGACGACCCAGATCGCCAGCGCTGCCGAACAACAGCACCTGGTGGCGGAGAGCTTCAACGCCAATATCGGCGCTATTCACGGCGCCGCCGGTGAGGTTAACGAGGTGTCGACCCGGGTGGCCGAACATGCCGGTCGCCAGGCCCGGCTCGCCGGCGAGCTTGGGCAGCTGATGGCCCAGTTCCGCAGCTGA
- the parC gene encoding DNA topoisomerase IV subunit A has product MNQDFTMEGVERLPLHTFTEQAYLNYSMYVIMDRALPHIGDGLKPVQRRIIYAMSELGLSALSKHKKSARTVGDVLGKYHPHGDSACYEAMVLMAQPFSYRYPLVDGQGNWGAPDDPKSFAAMRYTEARLSRFSELLLSELGQGTVEWIPNFDGTMKEPRMLPARLPHILLNGVTGIAVGMATDIPPHNARELANACVHLLDHPKATVSELMAHVAGPDYPTQAEIITPRADIQKIYETGKGSIKMRAVYHQEQGDIVITALPHQASGAKILEQIAGQMQAKKLPMVADLRDESDHENPTRLVIIPRSNRVDVEQLMQHLFASTDLEKNYRVNLNMLGLDNRPQVKSLERILGEWLQFRRETVRSRLQYRLDKVEARLHILAGLLIAFLNIDDVIEIIRTEDEPKPVLMARFGLTDTQAEAILELKLRHLAKLEEMKIRGEQDELAAERDKLAQILGSERRLSTLLKKEILADAEKYGDDRRSPLVEREEARALSEKELIPSEPVTIVLSEKGWVRSAKGHEVDGAGLSYKAGDGFLDAAPGRSNQMAVFLSSTGRAYGLDAHSLPSARGQGEPLTGRCSLSPGEQARFVLTGEEDRLYLLASDAGYGFVCRYGDMVSRNKNGKALLTVPAGGEVLKPVPVAQVDSELCLVVTNEGRMLLFPLKDLPMLAKGKGNKLIGITGAKVQAREDFIKQLAVVPADASVTLHAGKRKLTLKPADLAHYQGERGRRGALLPRGLQRVDSLEIEQSE; this is encoded by the coding sequence ATGAATCAAGATTTTACCATGGAAGGGGTGGAGCGCCTGCCGCTGCACACCTTTACCGAGCAGGCCTACCTGAATTACTCCATGTACGTGATCATGGACCGGGCCCTGCCGCACATTGGCGACGGCCTCAAGCCGGTTCAGCGCCGCATCATCTACGCCATGAGCGAGCTGGGGCTGTCGGCCCTGTCCAAGCACAAGAAATCTGCCCGTACCGTGGGCGACGTGCTGGGTAAATACCATCCTCACGGCGATTCCGCCTGTTACGAGGCCATGGTGTTGATGGCCCAACCCTTTTCCTACCGCTATCCGCTGGTGGACGGCCAGGGCAACTGGGGGGCGCCGGACGATCCCAAATCCTTCGCCGCCATGCGCTATACCGAGGCGCGGCTGTCGCGCTTCTCCGAGCTGCTGCTGTCCGAACTGGGTCAGGGCACGGTGGAGTGGATTCCGAACTTCGACGGCACCATGAAGGAGCCGCGCATGCTGCCGGCCCGGCTGCCGCACATACTGCTGAACGGCGTTACCGGCATTGCCGTGGGCATGGCCACCGACATTCCGCCCCATAACGCCCGGGAGCTGGCCAATGCCTGTGTGCATCTGCTGGACCACCCCAAGGCCACGGTCAGCGAGTTGATGGCCCATGTGGCCGGGCCCGATTACCCGACCCAGGCCGAGATCATTACCCCCAGGGCCGATATTCAAAAGATCTATGAAACCGGCAAGGGCAGCATCAAGATGCGCGCCGTCTACCATCAGGAACAGGGGGATATCGTCATTACCGCGCTGCCCCATCAGGCCAGCGGCGCCAAGATCCTGGAGCAGATCGCCGGTCAGATGCAGGCCAAGAAGCTGCCCATGGTGGCGGACCTGCGGGACGAGTCGGATCACGAGAACCCGACCCGGCTGGTGATCATTCCCCGTTCCAACCGAGTGGACGTGGAGCAGCTGATGCAGCACCTGTTCGCCAGCACGGATCTGGAGAAGAACTACCGGGTCAACCTCAACATGCTGGGGCTGGACAACCGGCCCCAGGTAAAGAGCCTGGAGCGTATTCTCGGCGAATGGCTGCAATTTCGCCGGGAGACCGTGCGCAGTCGGCTGCAATACCGGCTCGACAAGGTGGAAGCCCGGTTACATATTCTCGCCGGTTTGCTGATCGCCTTTCTCAATATCGATGACGTGATTGAGATCATTCGCACCGAGGATGAGCCCAAGCCGGTGCTGATGGCCCGCTTTGGCCTCACCGACACTCAGGCCGAAGCCATTCTCGAGCTGAAACTGCGCCACCTGGCAAAACTGGAAGAAATGAAGATTCGCGGCGAGCAGGACGAGCTGGCCGCCGAGCGGGACAAGCTGGCCCAGATTCTGGGTTCCGAGCGCCGCCTCAGCACCCTGCTCAAGAAAGAGATCCTGGCCGACGCCGAGAAATACGGCGACGATCGCCGCTCGCCCCTGGTGGAGCGGGAAGAGGCCAGGGCCCTGAGTGAAAAAGAGCTGATCCCCAGTGAGCCGGTCACTATCGTGCTGTCGGAAAAAGGCTGGGTCCGCTCCGCCAAGGGCCATGAGGTGGACGGCGCCGGGCTCAGCTACAAAGCCGGCGACGGCTTTCTCGATGCCGCCCCCGGGCGCAGCAACCAGATGGCGGTGTTTCTGTCCAGCACCGGCCGGGCCTATGGCCTGGACGCCCACAGCCTGCCCTCGGCCCGGGGCCAGGGTGAGCCGCTGACCGGCCGTTGCAGCCTGAGCCCGGGGGAGCAGGCCCGCTTTGTGCTCACCGGCGAGGAAGATCGGCTCTACCTGCTGGCGTCCGACGCCGGTTACGGCTTTGTTTGCCGCTACGGTGACATGGTCAGCCGCAACAAGAACGGTAAGGCGCTGCTGACGGTGCCCGCCGGCGGCGAGGTGCTGAAACCCGTGCCGGTGGCACAGGTGGACAGCGAGCTGTGCCTGGTGGTGACCAACGAGGGCCGCATGCTGCTGTTCCCGCTGAAGGACTTGCCCATGCTGGCCAAGGGCAAGGGTAACAAGCTCATTGGCATTACCGGTGCCAAGGTGCAGGCGCGGGAAGACTTTATCAAGCAGCTGGCGGTGGTGCCGGCAGACGCCAGCGTCACCCTGCACGCCGGCAAGCGCAAGCTGACCCTGAAGCCCGCCGATCTGGCCCACTACCAGGGCGAGCGCGGTCGCCGCGGCGCCCTGCTGCCCCGCGGCCTGCAACGGGTGGACAGCCTTGAGATTGAACAATCCGAGTAA
- the parE gene encoding DNA topoisomerase IV subunit B, with product MTSSQYTADAIEVLNGLEPVRRRPGMYTDTARPNHLGQEVIDNSVDEALAGHARKVEVILHEDQSLEVVDDGRGMPVDIHPEEGISGVELIFSKLHAGGKFSNKNYQFSGGLHGVGISVVNALSSRVEVTVRRGGQVFEMAFEHGNKVSELAVTGTCGQRNTGTRVRFWPDGSYFDSPRFSASRLKHLLRAKAVLCPGLTIRFDDKANNETLEWCYEDGLKDYLVEAVKDSPCLPEAPFTGSFSAEHSAADWALCWLPEGGETLGESYVNLIPTAQGGTHVNGLRQGLLDAMREFCEFRNLLPRGVKLTPDDIWERCAYILSVKIQDPQFAGQTKERLSSRQCAAFVSGVVKDAFSLWLNQHIELAEQLAELCISSAQRRLRQAKKVVRKKVTQGPALPGKLTDCACSDPLQGELFLVEGDSAGGSAKQARDREFQAIMPLRGKILNTWEVESGQVLASQEVHDISVAIGLDPDSDDLSGLRYGKICILADADSDGLHIATLLCALFVRHFRHLVAAGHVFVAMPPLYRIDVGKEVFYALDEDERDGVLERIRAEKKKGKVQVTRFKGLGEMNPKQLRETTLDPNTRRLVQLTVDDSEATEKLMDMLLAKKRAGDRREWLETKGNMVDPLA from the coding sequence ATGACATCGAGTCAATATACTGCCGACGCCATTGAGGTGCTCAATGGCCTGGAGCCGGTGCGACGTCGCCCCGGCATGTATACGGACACCGCCCGCCCCAACCACCTTGGCCAGGAAGTCATCGACAACAGCGTGGACGAAGCCCTGGCCGGCCATGCCCGCAAGGTGGAGGTGATCCTGCACGAGGATCAGTCCCTTGAGGTGGTCGACGACGGCCGCGGCATGCCGGTGGACATTCATCCGGAAGAGGGCATTTCCGGGGTGGAGCTGATCTTCAGCAAACTGCATGCCGGCGGCAAGTTTTCCAACAAGAACTACCAGTTCTCCGGCGGCCTGCACGGGGTAGGCATTTCCGTGGTCAATGCCCTCAGTTCGCGGGTGGAGGTCACCGTGCGCCGGGGCGGCCAGGTGTTTGAAATGGCCTTTGAACATGGCAACAAGGTGAGTGAACTCGCGGTCACCGGCACCTGCGGCCAGCGCAATACCGGCACCCGAGTGCGGTTCTGGCCCGATGGCAGCTACTTCGACTCGCCCCGTTTCTCCGCCTCCCGGCTCAAGCATTTGCTGCGGGCCAAGGCGGTGCTGTGCCCGGGGCTCACCATTCGCTTTGACGACAAGGCCAATAACGAAACCCTGGAGTGGTGCTATGAGGACGGCCTTAAGGACTACCTGGTGGAAGCGGTCAAGGACTCCCCCTGCCTGCCGGAAGCACCCTTTACCGGCAGCTTCTCCGCCGAACACTCGGCGGCGGACTGGGCCCTGTGCTGGCTGCCGGAGGGCGGCGAGACCCTGGGGGAAAGTTACGTCAACCTGATCCCCACGGCCCAAGGCGGCACCCACGTTAATGGCCTGCGCCAGGGCCTGCTGGATGCCATGCGCGAGTTCTGCGAATTCCGCAACCTGCTGCCCCGGGGCGTCAAGCTGACCCCGGACGATATCTGGGAGCGCTGTGCCTACATTCTGTCGGTGAAAATTCAGGATCCCCAGTTTGCCGGCCAGACCAAGGAACGGCTGTCGTCCCGCCAGTGCGCGGCCTTCGTCTCCGGCGTGGTGAAGGACGCCTTCAGCCTGTGGCTGAACCAGCATATCGAACTGGCCGAGCAACTGGCCGAGCTGTGCATCAGCAGCGCCCAGCGCCGGCTGCGTCAGGCCAAGAAGGTGGTGCGCAAGAAGGTCACGCAAGGGCCGGCGCTGCCCGGCAAGCTCACCGATTGCGCCTGCTCCGATCCGCTGCAGGGCGAGCTGTTTCTGGTGGAAGGGGACTCCGCCGGCGGCAGTGCCAAGCAGGCTCGGGATCGGGAATTTCAGGCCATCATGCCGCTGCGTGGCAAGATCCTGAATACCTGGGAAGTGGAATCCGGCCAGGTGCTGGCCTCTCAGGAAGTGCATGATATTTCTGTAGCCATTGGCCTGGATCCGGACTCGGACGATCTGTCCGGCCTGCGCTACGGCAAAATCTGTATTCTCGCCGACGCCGATTCCGACGGCCTGCACATCGCCACCCTGCTGTGCGCCCTGTTCGTGCGCCATTTTCGCCATCTGGTGGCGGCGGGACACGTGTTTGTGGCCATGCCGCCGCTGTACCGCATCGATGTGGGCAAGGAAGTGTTCTACGCCCTGGATGAAGACGAGCGCGACGGCGTGCTGGAGCGCATTCGCGCCGAGAAGAAAAAGGGCAAGGTGCAGGTCACCCGCTTTAAAGGCCTGGGCGAGATGAACCCCAAGCAACTGCGGGAAACCACCCTGGATCCCAACACCCGCCGGCTGGTGCAGCTGACCGTGGACGACAGCGAGGCCACCGAAAAGCTGATGGACATGCTGCTGGCCAAAAAGCGCGCCGGCGATCGCCGGGAATGGCTGGAAACCAAGGGCAATATGGTCGACCCCCTGGCCTGA
- a CDS encoding YqiA/YcfP family alpha/beta fold hydrolase encodes MATLLYLHGFNSSPNSIKARLMREHLQQHRPDIELICPQLAATPAAAWEQIASICDQQSVPFGVVGSSLGGFWATRVAEQYGVRAVVVNPAVNPHVLLADWLGEQVNPYTHERYTLTERHMAELAELRVNAPTCLDRIWLLQQQGDEVLDYREALDYYHFARTCIQKGGDHAFIGFEHYCAQIIRFLQL; translated from the coding sequence ATGGCGACCCTGCTTTATCTGCACGGCTTCAACTCGTCGCCCAATTCCATCAAGGCCCGGCTGATGCGGGAGCACCTGCAGCAGCACAGGCCCGATATCGAGCTGATCTGCCCGCAGCTGGCGGCCACCCCGGCGGCGGCCTGGGAACAGATTGCGTCCATTTGTGACCAACAGAGTGTTCCTTTCGGTGTGGTGGGCTCGTCCCTGGGCGGCTTCTGGGCCACCCGAGTGGCGGAGCAGTATGGCGTGCGCGCCGTGGTGGTGAACCCGGCGGTGAACCCCCATGTATTACTGGCCGATTGGCTGGGCGAGCAGGTGAATCCCTACACCCACGAGCGCTACACATTGACCGAGCGGCATATGGCCGAGCTGGCCGAGCTCAGGGTAAATGCCCCCACCTGCCTGGACCGCATCTGGCTGCTGCAACAGCAGGGGGACGAGGTGCTCGACTACCGGGAAGCCCTCGATTACTACCACTTCGCCAGAACCTGCATTCAGAAAGGCGGTGACCACGCCTTTATCGGCTTTGAGCACTACTGCGCCCAGATCATCCGCTTTCTGCAGCTGTAA
- the cpdA gene encoding 3',5'-cyclic-AMP phosphodiesterase, translated as MTLSTVPLDTHSRNGVAELSQITDTHLFADREGELLGVATWHSCRAVVNAMKEELAGCDAILATGDLSQDQSAESYRHFVAMMSELTPPVFWLPGNHDEAPVMQAELDAAGVSQANHLLGEHWQVLLLDSQAQGETCGRLSEAQLTLLDTALEHYPQHHLLLAVHHQAVPVGCAWLDQHNLRNAEQLQVRLARHQANSVVLCGHVHQGFDQVFDGIRYLASPSTCIQFKPLSDDFALDYMAPGWRQLSLYPDGRLSTRVWRLPPNAFVPDFSARGY; from the coding sequence ATGACCCTTTCCACGGTTCCCCTTGATACCCATTCCCGGAATGGTGTGGCCGAACTTTCCCAGATTACCGATACCCACCTGTTTGCCGACCGGGAGGGAGAATTGCTGGGCGTGGCCACCTGGCACAGTTGCCGGGCGGTGGTGAATGCCATGAAGGAAGAGCTGGCCGGCTGCGATGCCATTCTGGCCACCGGTGATCTGTCCCAGGATCAAAGTGCCGAGTCATATCGTCACTTCGTGGCCATGATGAGTGAGCTGACCCCGCCGGTGTTCTGGTTGCCCGGCAATCACGACGAGGCGCCGGTGATGCAGGCGGAGCTGGATGCCGCCGGCGTCAGCCAGGCCAACCATTTGCTGGGAGAGCACTGGCAGGTGTTGTTGCTCGACTCCCAGGCTCAGGGAGAAACCTGTGGCCGGCTGAGCGAGGCCCAGCTGACGCTGCTGGATACGGCCCTGGAGCACTATCCGCAGCATCACCTGCTGCTGGCGGTGCATCATCAGGCGGTGCCGGTGGGCTGCGCCTGGCTGGATCAGCACAACCTGCGCAACGCCGAGCAACTGCAGGTCAGACTGGCCCGTCACCAGGCCAACAGCGTGGTACTGTGTGGCCATGTACACCAGGGCTTTGATCAGGTATTTGACGGCATTCGCTACCTGGCCAGCCCCTCTACCTGCATTCAGTTCAAGCCGCTGTCTGACGATTTTGCCCTGGACTATATGGCCCCGGGCTGGCGCCAGCTGTCGCTTTATCCTGACGGCCGGCTCAGCACCCGAGTATGGCGACTGCCACCCAATGCCTTTGTGCCCGACTTCAGCGCCAGGGGGTATTGA
- a CDS encoding DUF1249 domain-containing protein, with amino-acid sequence MVFTTARKHVPDLRGLQRTCDTNYMALMRLLPNEAQVGESLSVGISERVLFVLRVLETAPYTWHVSIEQCTPGLPVFMRMKVRVRLYHDVRMAEVCASQQISTLQPSYDYPNKNMHHRNEKEQVNFFLAEWLRCCLQHGFSTIKQL; translated from the coding sequence TTGGTTTTCACTACCGCCCGCAAGCATGTGCCGGATCTGAGAGGATTGCAGCGCACCTGCGACACCAACTATATGGCCCTGATGCGCCTGCTGCCCAACGAGGCGCAGGTGGGGGAGAGCCTGTCGGTGGGCATCAGCGAGCGGGTGCTGTTTGTGTTGCGGGTGCTGGAAACGGCCCCCTACACCTGGCATGTGTCCATTGAGCAGTGCACCCCGGGATTGCCGGTATTCATGCGCATGAAGGTGCGGGTGCGGCTCTACCACGACGTCAGAATGGCCGAAGTGTGTGCCAGTCAGCAGATTTCCACCCTGCAGCCAAGTTATGATTATCCCAATAAAAACATGCACCACCGCAACGAAAAGGAACAGGTAAACTTCTTTCTCGCCGAATGGCTGAGATGTTGCCTGCAACACGGATTCAGTACCATCAAACAGCTTTGA
- the nudF gene encoding ADP-ribose diphosphatase, giving the protein MSKHNDARFGRQDMQIVAEETGYKGFFRLLRVRLRHRLFGGGWGPELTRELFDRGHAAAVLPYDPVRDEVVLVEQFRVGAIHHQDSPWLLEIVAGIVEAGESEEAVVRREAEEEAGLTLGRLTRALGYFSSPGGCSERITVFVGEVDAAQAATHAGLADEGEDIRVHRLPREQAMQWLEDGRIDNAASVIALQWLALKRESGLWK; this is encoded by the coding sequence ATGAGCAAGCACAATGATGCCCGTTTTGGGCGCCAGGACATGCAGATTGTGGCCGAGGAAACCGGCTATAAAGGATTTTTTCGCTTGCTGAGAGTGCGCCTGCGGCACCGGCTGTTTGGTGGCGGCTGGGGCCCGGAGCTGACGCGGGAGCTGTTTGACCGAGGCCATGCGGCGGCGGTGCTGCCCTATGATCCGGTGCGTGATGAGGTGGTGCTGGTGGAGCAGTTCAGAGTGGGAGCCATTCATCATCAGGACAGCCCTTGGCTGCTGGAGATTGTGGCGGGCATCGTCGAGGCCGGCGAATCGGAAGAAGCCGTGGTGCGCCGGGAAGCGGAAGAAGAAGCCGGACTGACACTTGGGCGGCTGACCCGGGCGCTGGGGTATTTCTCCAGCCCGGGGGGCTGCAGCGAGCGCATTACCGTGTTTGTGGGCGAGGTGGATGCCGCCCAGGCCGCCACCCACGCCGGCCTGGCCGACGAAGGGGAAGACATTCGCGTGCACCGGCTGCCAAGGGAGCAGGCGATGCAATGGCTGGAGGATGGTAGAATAGATAACGCCGCCAGCGTGATTGCCCTGCAGTGGCTGGCATTGAAGCGTGAGTCCGGGCTCTGGAAATAG